From a region of the Besnoitia besnoiti strain Bb-Ger1 chromosome I, whole genome shotgun sequence genome:
- a CDS encoding hypothetical protein (encoded by transcript BESB_005160), with the protein MTAAGFAGRVVRTCPSRLDASCLSSFPPSFSISLRTHLAPSSLFCSFLRFVSSSVFVASSSHVPRHASYLVKLPVFSSRCLSGGAVAPHSLSSSSFLGGSLLASASFSSRVSSLSASPSFAQLSVASSASARRGLASPLAPPLPASHPPFTRSFAVRMRKHREEQKLPSAPSSRSLANRDAPPPASTSGQGQGAYNQSFPAGGEGLSLGWQLFIAFLSSIFFYAGFVLVMRMFGGPRVVAVHVDQHGRPVDPSTGRPL; encoded by the coding sequence ATGACGGCGGCCGGCTTTGCTGGGCGTGTCGTGCGCACCtgtccctcgcgcctcgatgcgtcctgcctctcttcttttcctccaTCTTTTTCCATTTCTCTTCGAACCCACCTCGCACCGTCCTCTCTGTTTTGCTCCTTCCTTCGCTTCGTGTCTTCGtctgtcttcgtcgcctcctccagccACGTGCCTCGCCATGCCTCTTACCTGGTGAAGCTCCCTGTGTTCAGCTCACGCTGTCTTTCTGGCGGCGCGGTAGCCCCACATAgtctctcttcctcgtcgttcCTCGGGGgttctcttctcgcctctgcatctttttcttcccgtgtttcctctctctctgcttctccatcgttcgcgcagctctcagtggcctcctccgcgtccgcgcgtcgcggcctcgcgtccccgttggcgcctccgcttcccgCTTCCCATCCGCCCTTCACGCGTTCGTTCGCTGTGCGCATGCGGAAGCACCGCGAGGAGCAGAAgctgccttcggcgccgtcgtcgcgttCGCTGGCGAatcgagacgcgccgccgcctgcatcCACTTCCGGTCAGGGCCAAGGTGCGTACAACCAGAGCTTcccagcaggcggcgaggggcTCTCGCTGGGCTGGCAGCTCTTCATCGCGTTCCTCTCCTCCATCTTCTTCTACGCAggcttcgtcctcgtcatGCGGATGTTTGGCGGGCCGCGTGTCGTCGCAGTCCACGTAGACCAGCATGGTCGGCCTGTAGACCCCAGTACGGGGCGGCCGCTGTGA
- a CDS encoding putative translation initiation factor IF-2 (encoded by transcript BESB_005170): MAAKHHPDLIMCRKQPGIAIGRLCEKCDGKCPICDSYVRPHTLVRICDECNYGSYQGRCVICGGPGLSDAYYCKECCQMEKDRDGCPKIVNLGSAKTDLFYERKKYSFKRG; encoded by the exons ATGGCTGCAAAGCATC aTCCCGACTTGATTATGTGCCGCAAGCAACCCGGCATTG CCATCGGGCGCCTGTGCGAGAAGTGCGACGGCAAGTGCCCCATCTGCGACAGCTACGTTCGTCCGCACACGCTGGTGCGAATTTGCGACGAATGCAACTACGGCAGCTACCAAGGTCGCTGCGTCATCTGCGGCGGCCCGGGCCTCTCCGATGCGTACTACTGCAAGGAGTGCTGCCAGATGGAAAAAGAC AGAGACGGATGCCCAAAGATTGTGAACTTAGGGAGCGCAAAGACAGACCTGTTCTACGAGCGGAAGAAGTACAGCTTCAAACGCGGCTAA
- a CDS encoding leucine rich repeat-containing protein (encoded by transcript BESB_005180) gives MLPSESDACRGQLHTTPPTRKQDAKRDAAAAKSREAGWGRKRPRSLEEALEYSERKEEELGFCSGEQSEYAGPIGLGWASARLLPGDSLRDPLHSSSRCSSFSESMRPIKSGSRQSATRRVWAPSPCHSAIDTRETGALAFPELEDTREGQQQSGGSSGEDDGEARPLDDEIVRSVTGEERFGEIEILVARGQSLTTLDSAKGACDWQAFKVLSSISLSHNMLTDITPLMVLAPTLTDVNVSFNRITDLSPLFSCKALRRLWASHNQVSSIAGVRSCPSLEVLNLFHNCVRGPFASLVSEISHLARLTELDLDANPVVDVSSRRSHLTHEDVPHVRDAAKAPEEKAEGGTRHRSTPSLLIRVLRFARFERELRVGVAVLPHPPVSGGVPTSRLKAAENDRPDMTARSGGFKTMRGAVERQKAKDDALSLPCEPRYDALPQSPSKCPRIGAATEDRLAFSGPCLSPRATFSPQGDAGASPSDSIRAVIGDGRDSLDEETVSDADGDGTPWEAAPEEADEPSVASLQRTVARLKQENQNMYGLMKENARLRSTLRLGVSTSSLVMGGKNWAGMRFCGAFRCGRASPTAARLRCWSARRVIEEDTREDPFDSDGRLRQTMKPRPSTALPSVLTTIMENFIAVPSETPAGASQADRPPTPGPPGVSPLLLPRGTASAGLPQSMRKPAPLSLSLSYSRRGNESMRTDPGGHSVPKATEKDMGAAEQGKDPGAAGAADAELGAARQEEETEDAEKVGAEVEAEMLRWENGVLRKRLDRLVAYVELLRTDLARMRRTKLRREEHSDGRQRTTRPSTSTVLRLSAAQHSPENTKYKFRNLNSSCDSPGRPAGSTARDLQSEGESAEKESSDSEDDEMSPSSLFALLADPPASLSASLASKVSLAFARGAADRFSGRREEATAADVPSQSDASRGTGAQSETQRDGCREDTTEVKDASLGRRRWEDSIYGATEEKREDNEARIALEAEEEDPDIEDLLRRNEENLKALRQDLRETEEILSRPASAASPSAPPVSQRSSSASLPSRLTLRASPRSPQTPCSASSAPVLRGGSLDKERRNAPGRPFAAAISSSLSASFSSLACSLPPAPLRSLQGAEAGRALSSRLSSRFPAAYVSSEKGKSKAEGARAAENEAKATLPCRSSSALSGLSASRTPKQEPTGNAAASRSPQESNTLLKRQHSPAPGGALRHTRHRPSDGVALRSPVKGETEIKGGQTLIVSPKAPNANGTRCDTEELKKRVSSEFRAHAAAHASSATLALKQNRSSTRSHGRIMSTRNASRARECSRAKR, from the exons ATGCTTCCGAGCGAGAGTGACGCATGTCGCGGGCAGCTGCATACGACACCGCCCACTCGCAAACAGGATGCcaagcgcgacgccgccgcagccaaaTCGCGTGAAGCTGGGTGGGGGCGCAAACGGCCACGATCACTTGAGGAAGCCTTGGAGTATTCTGAGCGCAAAGAAGAGGAACTCGGGTTTTGCAGCGGTGAACAAAGTGAGTATGCAGGCCCCATAGGCCTGGGCTGGGCTTCCGCCCGTCTCTTACCAGGCGACAGCCTTCGCGATCCGTTGCACTCATCTTCGAGATGCAGCTCATTCTCTGAGTCGATGCGGCCCATCAAAAGTGGTTCCAGGCAAAGTGCCACAAGACGTGTATGGGCTCCTTCGCCCTGTCACTCAGCAATAGACACACGAGAGACAGGTGCGTTAGCCTTCCCTGAGCTCGAGGACACACGTGAGGGGCAGCAGCAGTCCGGCGGGTCGAGTGGggaggacgacggagaggcgcgtcCGCTGGACGATGAAATAGTGCGGAGCGTGACAGGGGAGGAACGGTTTGGGGAGATTGAAATCCTAGTCGCTCGCGGGCAGAGCCTGACGACTCTAGACTCAGCCAAGGGTGCCTGCGACTGGCAGGCCTTCAAAGTTCTGTCGAGCATCTCGCTCTCACACAACATGCTGACAGACATCACTCCCCTTATGGTTCTCGCCCCCACGCTTACAGATGTGAACGTGAGCTTCAACAGAATTACAGATCTGTCGCCTCTTTTTTCGTGCAAagctcttcggcgtctttgGGCATCTCATAATCAAGTGTCCTCTATCGCGGGGGTCCGTAGTTGTCCATCCCTTGAAGTTTTGAACCTTTTCCATAACTGTGTCCGAGGacctttcgcctctctcgtaAGCGAGATCTCGCATCTCGCGCGTCTGACGGAACTTGACCTTGACGCGAACCCAGTTGTGGATGTttcctcgaggcgcagccACCTCACGCATGAGGATGTGCCTCACgtgagagacgcagcgaaagCCCCAGAGGAAAAGGCAGAGGGCGGCACGCGCCACCGATCCACGCCTTCTCTTTTAATTAGGGTTCTGCGCTTTGCAAGATTCGAAAGAGAACTTCGAGTTGGTGTCGCAGTGCTGCCCCACCCTCCGGTTTCTGGGGGCGTCCCCACATCTCGCCTCAAGGCAGCCGAAAACGACAGGCCGGACATGACAGCTCGGTCGGGTGGTTTCAAAACGATGCGTGGTGCAGTGGAGCGACAGAAGGCCAAGGACGATGCTCTTTCTTTGCCTTGTGAGCCACGTTACGATGCCCTACCACAGAGCCCCAGTAAATGCCCGCGAATCGGCGCTGCCACAGAAGATAGGCTGGCCTTCTCCGGGCCCTGTCTCTCCCCGCGGGCCACCTTCTCCCCccaaggcgacgccggcgccagccCGTCTGACAGCATACGTGCAGTGATTGGAGATGGAAGAGACTCGCTTGATGAAGAGACTGTGAGCGACGCTGACGGCGACGGCACGCCGTGGGAAGCCGCGCCCGAGGAGGCCGACGAGCCCAGTGTGgcctctctgcagaggaCTGTGGCGCGTCTGAAGCAGGAAAACCAGAATATGTACGGGCTCATGAAAGAAAATGCCAGACTACGCTCTACGCTCCGCCTCGGGGTCTCTACCTCTTCGCTTGTGATGGGCGGGAAGAACTGGGCAGGCATGCGTTTCTGTGGGGCTTTTCGATGCGGAAGAGCCTCCCCTACAGCGGCACGTCTCAGGTGctggagcgcgcggagagtcATAGAGGAAGACACACGAGAAGATCCATTCGATTCGGACGGCCGTTTGCGGCAAACGATGAAACCGAGGCCAAGCACGGCGCTGCCAAGCGTCCTCACCACCATCATGGAAAATTTCATC GCTGTCCCGAGTGAGAcccccgccggcgcttcgcaAGCCGATCGTCCCCCGACTCCGGGCCCGCcaggcgtctcgcctcttctgcttcctcgagGAACTGCGAGTGCAGGGCTGCCTCAAAGCATGCGCAAGCCAGCGCCCCTGTCGCTCAGCCTTTCGTATAGCAGACGAGGCAACGAGTCGATGCGAACAGACCCTGGCGGCCACAGCGTCCCGAAGGCCACGGAGAAGGACATGGGCGCAGCAGAACAGGGGAAAGATCCGGGCGCTGCGGgtgcagcagatgcagagttgggcgcggcgcgacaaGAAGAGGAAACTGAAGATGCGGAGAAAGTCGGTGCCGAGGTGGAGGCCGAGATGCTGCGCTGGGAGAACGGCGTTCTCAGAAAAAGGCTCGACCGCCTCGTGGCTTACGTGGAGCTTCTCAGAACGGATCTGGCCCGAATGAGAAGAACGAAACTCCGACGGGAAGAACAC AGCGACGGGCGACAGCGAACCACGAGACCTTCGACGTCGACAGTCTTGCGCCTCTCAGCTGCACAGCACTCCCCTGAAAACACAAAATACAAGTTTAGAAACTTAAATTCCTCATGCGACAGTCCGGGGAGACCTGCAGGAAGTACGGCGCGCGACCT GCAGagtgagggagagagcgcggagaaggaatccagcgacagcgaagatGATGAGatgtcgccttcgtctctttTTGCTCTTCTGGCTGACCCGCCAGCTTCGCTAAGCGCGTCGCTGGCTTCCAAGGTTTCACTGGCTTTCGCGAGGGGTGCGGCAGACCGCTTCTCTGGACGACGAGAAGAGGCCACAGCCGCAGATGTTCCAAGTCAGTCAGATGCCTCAAGAGGCACGGGAGCGCAGAGCGAAACACAAAGGGACGGTTGTAGGGAGGACACGACAGAAGTGAAAGACGCTAGCCTGGGCCGGAGAAGATGGGAAGACAGCATCTACGGCGCgacagaagaaaagagagaagataACGAAGCCAGGATAGCGttggaggcggaagaggaagatcCCGACATCGAAGACCTGCTCCGAAGAAACGAGGAGAACTTGAAG GCCCTGCGCCAAGATCTCCGAGAAACGGAAGAAATTCTCTCGCGCCCTgcttccgcagcctcgccttctgcgcctcctgtgtcgcagcgcagctcctctgcctccttgcCGTCCCGTCTAaccctccgcgcctcgccgcggagtcCGCAGACGCCCTGCAGTGCCTCCTCGGCACCGGTGCTGCGTGGCGGCAGCCTGGACAAAGAGCGCCGCAACGCCCCAGGAAGACCTTTCGCTGCAGCTatttcctcttcgctgtctgcgtccttctcttctctagCCTGCTCccttcctcctgcgcctctgcggagcctccaaggcgccgaggccgggCGGGCCTTGTCGTCGCGTTTGTCTAGTCGGTTTCCCGCCGCATACGTTTCAAGCGAGAAAGGGAAAAGCAAAGCGGAAGGTGCACGAGCGGCTGAGAATGAAGCTAAGGCAACGCTGCCCTGTCGCTCTTCCAGCGCGCTCTCTGGCCTATCCGCGAGTCGCACACCGAAACAGGAGCCCACAGGCAAtgccgcagcgtctcgctctccgcaAGAAAGCAACACGCTTCTGAAAAGGCAGcactcgccggcgccagggGGTGCCCTACGCCACACACGGCACAGACCGAGCGACGGCGTTGCTCTCAGAAGCCCCGTGAAGGGAGAAACAGAGATAAAGGGCGGGCAAACACTCATTGTCTCGCCGAAAGCCCCGAATGCCAACGGCACGCGCTGCGACACTGAggagctgaagaagcgaGTCTCCTCGGAGTTtcgcgcacacgcggcggCTCATGCTTCGTCAGCTACACTCGCTCTGAAGCAAAACCGAAGCAGCACTCGCTCTCACGGTCGAATAATGAGCACGCGCAACGCGTCTCGTGCAAGGGAGTGCTCACGGGCAAAGCGATAG